In a single window of the Gemmatimonadaceae bacterium genome:
- a CDS encoding transposase: MTGQGPVCAARARPSILAPHAAWLTARAPEVAFNSAVLFRELVTHFGYPGSAQQVLRFVRPLRVAARVAKATVRFETPPGQQAQVDVGQVRVWIADVACTAHVFVCTLGYSRRCYAEAFAHERLAAVLAGHEHAFQHFGGVPAPLVVDNAKPVVLKHLAVEEPRRHSVVWHAVYADFAAYYCFTPWAH, translated from the coding sequence GTGACGGGACAAGGGCCGGTATGCGCCGCGCGCGCGCGACCGTCGATCCTCGCGCCACACGCGGCGTGGCTCACGGCGCGCGCGCCGGAGGTGGCGTTCAACAGCGCGGTGCTGTTCCGCGAGCTGGTGACGCACTTCGGCTACCCCGGCTCGGCGCAGCAGGTGCTCCGCTTCGTGCGGCCGCTGCGCGTGGCGGCGCGGGTGGCGAAAGCGACCGTGCGCTTCGAGACCCCGCCCGGGCAGCAGGCGCAGGTCGACGTCGGGCAGGTGCGCGTGTGGATCGCCGACGTCGCGTGCACCGCGCACGTGTTCGTGTGCACGCTCGGCTACTCGCGCCGGTGCTACGCGGAGGCGTTTGCGCACGAGCGCCTCGCCGCGGTGCTCGCGGGCCATGAACACGCCTTTCAGCACTTTGGTGGCGTGCCGGCGCCACTCGTCGTCGACAACGCGAAGCCGGTCGTGCTCAAGCACCTGGCGGTCGAGGAGCCGCGACGGCACTCGGTGGTGTGGCATGCGGTGTACGCCGACTTTGCCGCGTACTATTGCTTCACGCCGTGGGCGCACTGA
- a CDS encoding M28 family peptidase, with amino-acid sequence MTSLALLPVTATGRPAPRRSPRAASASRATCAALRAALCALALAATACSTPNDKAPGAGGTAGGTAPLAVPAPALAAIDTATLMAHIRVLSADSLLGRGPGTAGEDKTITYLEGQFKAMGLLPGNPDGSYIQKVPLVGITVQGAPTLTFSKGAAKTTLKWRDDYVAWTKHVAPTASIANSELVFVGYGTEAPEFNWDDYKGMDVAGKTLVMLVNDPPLPDTAQFGGPRMTYYGRWTYKYEQGQKHHAAGVLLVHETEAAGYPFSVVQGKTAEQFDLVTPDKNMSRSTIEGWITLDQAKALFTSAGQDFEALKRQAATREFKPVPLGVTASVSLSNTLRTVDSRNVIAKLEGSDPALKDQVVIYTAHWDHFGVGTPVKGDSIYNGALDNASGTAGLLAMAKAFKAMPTAPRRSIVFLAVTAEEQGLLGAQYYSVTPLYPLNKTVADINMDGLNQWGRTKDLVVIGLGASELDDYAREAAAEHGRILKPDAEPEKGFYYRSDHFNFAKQGVPAFYAEGGTDFIGKAPEYGRMKRDEYTNNDYHAPQDEIKAGWDLTGGAEDLQLYLTIGYRVAQADRIPEWRPGNEFKAARDKSLSSLPR; translated from the coding sequence ATGACCTCCCTCGCGCTCCTCCCCGTCACGGCGACCGGCCGCCCCGCCCCCCGCCGCTCACCCCGCGCGGCGTCCGCATCGCGCGCCACCTGCGCGGCCCTCCGCGCCGCCCTCTGCGCGCTGGCGCTCGCCGCCACCGCCTGCTCCACGCCTAACGACAAAGCGCCGGGAGCCGGGGGCACCGCCGGCGGCACCGCACCGCTCGCCGTCCCCGCCCCCGCACTCGCCGCCATCGACACCGCCACGCTGATGGCGCACATCCGCGTCCTCTCGGCCGACTCGCTGCTGGGGCGCGGCCCCGGGACCGCCGGCGAGGACAAAACCATCACCTACCTCGAAGGACAGTTCAAGGCGATGGGGCTCCTCCCCGGCAACCCGGACGGCAGCTACATCCAGAAGGTCCCGCTGGTCGGGATCACTGTGCAAGGGGCGCCAACACTCACCTTCTCCAAGGGCGCGGCCAAGACCACGCTCAAGTGGCGCGACGACTACGTGGCCTGGACCAAGCACGTGGCGCCGACGGCGTCGATCGCCAACTCCGAACTCGTCTTCGTGGGCTACGGCACCGAGGCCCCTGAGTTCAACTGGGACGACTACAAGGGGATGGACGTCGCTGGCAAGACGCTGGTGATGCTCGTCAACGATCCGCCGCTCCCCGACACTGCGCAGTTTGGTGGCCCGCGCATGACGTACTACGGGCGCTGGACCTACAAGTACGAACAGGGGCAGAAGCACCACGCGGCCGGCGTCCTCCTCGTGCACGAGACGGAGGCGGCGGGCTATCCCTTCAGCGTGGTACAGGGAAAGACGGCCGAGCAGTTCGATCTCGTCACCCCCGACAAGAACATGTCGCGCTCGACGATCGAAGGGTGGATCACGCTCGACCAGGCCAAGGCGCTGTTCACCAGCGCTGGGCAGGACTTCGAGGCGCTCAAGCGCCAGGCGGCCACGCGCGAGTTCAAGCCGGTCCCGTTAGGCGTCACGGCCAGCGTTTCCCTCAGTAACACGCTGCGCACCGTGGACTCGCGCAACGTGATCGCGAAGCTCGAAGGGAGCGACCCCGCGCTCAAGGACCAGGTGGTGATCTACACGGCGCACTGGGACCACTTCGGCGTGGGGACGCCGGTCAAGGGAGACTCGATCTACAACGGCGCCCTCGACAACGCGAGCGGAACGGCCGGGCTCCTCGCGATGGCCAAGGCGTTCAAGGCGATGCCGACCGCCCCCAGGCGCTCGATCGTCTTCCTCGCGGTCACCGCAGAAGAGCAAGGGCTCCTCGGCGCGCAGTACTACTCGGTCACGCCGCTCTACCCGCTCAACAAGACGGTTGCCGACATCAACATGGACGGGCTCAACCAGTGGGGGCGCACGAAGGACCTGGTCGTGATCGGGCTCGGCGCCTCGGAGCTGGATGACTACGCACGGGAAGCCGCCGCCGAGCATGGGCGCATCCTCAAGCCCGACGCCGAACCGGAGAAGGGGTTCTACTATCGCTCGGACCACTTCAACTTCGCCAAGCAGGGCGTGCCCGCCTTCTATGCCGAAGGAGGGACGGACTTCATCGGCAAGGCTCCCGAGTACGGGCGCATGAAGCGCGACGAGTACACCAACAACGACTACCACGCCCCGCAGGACGAGATCAAGGCGGGGTGGGACCTCACGGGTGGCGCCGAAGACCTGCAACTGTATCTCACCATCGGCTATCGCGTCGCGCAGGCCGATCGCATCCCCGAATGGCGCCCCGGCAACGAGTTCAAGGCAGCGCGCGACAAGTCGCTCTCGTCGCTGCCACGATGA
- a CDS encoding AMP-binding protein — protein sequence MSAASAFLEARDFLLAHRTDYDTAYAGFRWPALTAFNWALDYFDVMARGNARPALWIVDEQGDEARLTFDEMRLRSNRVANFLRAQGVRRGDRILMMLPNVVPLWEITLAAMKLGAVLSPATTLLAHADIEDRFERGGVTHVITDVAGTAKFANSPGHYTRIVVGGTVWEWTSYADADSASAEFVPDGETLATDPLLLYFTSGTTAKPKMVLHTHQSYPVGHLSTMYWLGVREGDIHFNISSPGWAKHAWSCVFAPWNAGATVFLYNQARFDPIKTLDVLVRCGVTTLCAPPTVWRLLILEPLASYKVALREVISAGEPLNPEVIEQVRSAWGLTIRDGYGQTETTCQVGNSPGQAVKFGSMGRAMPGYRIALVDHDQHIGDDGEISIALHPAPLGLMAGYLDTPERTAQLLGGTHYPTSDVAHRDADGYYWYIGRDDDVFKSSDYRISPFELESALIEHEAVAEAAVVPSPDAIRLAVPKAFIALKPGFAPGAVMAQAIFSFLHERLAPYARVRRIEFAELPKTISGKIRRVQLRAGEMARGNPTSPREGEYWDGPTAR from the coding sequence ATGAGTGCAGCGTCTGCGTTTCTCGAGGCGCGCGACTTCCTCCTCGCGCATCGCACCGACTACGACACGGCGTACGCCGGCTTCCGGTGGCCGGCGCTGACCGCGTTCAACTGGGCGCTCGACTACTTCGACGTCATGGCGCGCGGCAACGCTCGCCCCGCGCTCTGGATCGTGGACGAGCAGGGGGATGAGGCGCGCCTGACCTTCGACGAGATGCGCCTGCGCTCCAACCGCGTCGCCAACTTCCTGCGCGCGCAGGGGGTGCGGCGCGGTGACCGCATCCTCATGATGCTGCCTAACGTCGTGCCGCTGTGGGAAATCACGCTGGCCGCCATGAAGCTGGGGGCGGTGCTCTCACCGGCGACCACGCTCCTCGCGCACGCCGACATCGAGGACCGCTTCGAGCGCGGCGGGGTGACGCACGTCATCACCGACGTTGCCGGCACGGCGAAGTTTGCCAACTCGCCGGGGCACTACACGCGCATCGTGGTGGGCGGCACCGTCTGGGAGTGGACCTCGTATGCCGACGCCGACTCGGCATCCGCCGAGTTCGTCCCCGATGGCGAGACGCTGGCCACCGATCCGCTCCTCCTCTACTTCACCTCGGGGACCACGGCCAAGCCCAAGATGGTGCTGCACACGCACCAGAGTTACCCGGTCGGGCACCTCTCCACGATGTACTGGCTCGGGGTGCGCGAAGGGGACATCCACTTCAACATCTCCAGCCCGGGCTGGGCCAAGCACGCCTGGTCGTGTGTGTTCGCGCCTTGGAACGCGGGGGCGACGGTCTTTCTCTACAACCAGGCGCGCTTCGACCCGATCAAGACGCTCGACGTCCTGGTGCGTTGTGGGGTGACCACGCTCTGTGCCCCGCCCACCGTCTGGCGCCTCCTCATCCTCGAGCCGCTCGCCAGCTACAAGGTGGCGCTGCGCGAGGTGATCAGCGCCGGCGAGCCGCTCAACCCCGAAGTGATCGAACAGGTGCGCTCCGCGTGGGGGCTCACCATCCGCGACGGTTACGGGCAGACGGAGACGACGTGCCAGGTGGGGAACTCGCCCGGGCAGGCGGTCAAGTTCGGCTCCATGGGGCGAGCGATGCCCGGCTACCGCATCGCCCTCGTCGACCACGACCAGCACATCGGCGACGACGGCGAGATCAGCATCGCGCTCCACCCCGCGCCGCTGGGGCTGATGGCCGGCTACCTCGACACGCCCGAGCGCACGGCACAGCTCCTTGGCGGAACGCACTACCCAACGTCCGATGTCGCGCACCGCGATGCCGATGGCTACTACTGGTACATCGGGCGCGACGACGACGTCTTCAAGAGTTCGGACTACCGCATCTCCCCCTTCGAGCTGGAGAGCGCGCTCATCGAGCACGAGGCGGTGGCGGAGGCGGCGGTGGTGCCGAGCCCCGATGCGATCCGACTCGCCGTCCCCAAGGCGTTCATTGCCCTCAAGCCGGGCTTTGCGCCTGGTGCGGTGATGGCGCAGGCGATCTTTTCCTTCCTGCACGAGCGCCTGGCCCCCTACGCGCGCGTGCGACGCATCGAGTTCGCCGAGCTTCCCAAGACCATCTCCGGCAAGATCCGTCGGGTGCAACTGCGAGCCGGCGAGATGGCGCGCGGCAACCCGACGTCCCCGCGCGAAGGCGAGTACTGGGATGGCCCGACCGCACGATGA
- a CDS encoding beta-lactamase family protein — translation MPRFRKPLSPGFARFRLTGAPLLLALACSKAAPPPSTPVEPVPPTIAAIDSLVADALRDGKVPGFALTIVRGDSIIHSKGYGFANLEQQRAMTDTTPVVIGSTSKTFTAFAVMQLTDAGKLALDSSIARSLTMLGAPPAAGKASPVATPVDPRFGQITLRHLLTNVSGIPAGFAGDPFEHVDTTTTALENYVRNDILTRRLDFAPGSSYTYSNRGFSLASFAVQEASGESYEDYIASHIFQPLGMRHSTGRFWVGPARGMVQGYRESVDGKPLPRPAALGREHTGSGMILSTSRDAGKFLRAILNGGRAPDGTQLLSATATAEMTRPQQKAESELGGPTTYALAWEEHDAGGVPLLLKGGSVVSMGSLFAMLPQQKVGIAMVFNDIDYGKVQLLQNVVKYLLGAPTAPYAALPAPRPVPHASFRLAPERRQALVGDYMTMAGLMHISVRGDTLVARFEGDDITLEPSSDSSFITRSVIRELEGKPLVIRRCGATLCAWMNGDSTAVKR, via the coding sequence ATGCCCCGCTTCCGGAAGCCGCTGTCGCCAGGTTTCGCGCGATTCCGCCTCACCGGCGCCCCCTTGCTCCTGGCGCTGGCCTGCAGCAAGGCGGCGCCCCCGCCGTCCACACCGGTCGAGCCCGTGCCCCCTACCATCGCCGCGATCGACTCCCTGGTCGCCGACGCCTTGCGGGACGGCAAGGTGCCGGGATTCGCCCTCACTATCGTGCGCGGCGACTCGATCATCCACAGCAAGGGATACGGCTTCGCCAACCTCGAGCAGCAGCGCGCGATGACCGACACGACGCCGGTCGTGATCGGTTCGACGAGCAAGACCTTCACCGCATTCGCCGTCATGCAACTGACGGATGCCGGAAAGCTGGCGCTCGACAGCAGCATCGCGCGGTCCCTCACCATGCTCGGCGCGCCGCCTGCCGCGGGGAAGGCATCGCCAGTTGCAACGCCCGTCGATCCGCGCTTTGGTCAGATCACGCTGCGGCACCTCCTGACCAACGTGAGCGGGATCCCCGCCGGCTTCGCGGGCGACCCGTTCGAACACGTCGACACAACCACGACCGCGCTCGAGAACTACGTGCGCAACGACATCCTCACGCGCCGGCTCGATTTTGCGCCGGGAAGTTCCTACACGTACTCCAACCGCGGCTTCTCGCTCGCCTCGTTCGCGGTGCAGGAAGCCTCGGGGGAATCGTACGAGGACTACATCGCGAGCCACATCTTTCAACCGCTCGGAATGCGGCACAGCACCGGGCGCTTCTGGGTCGGGCCCGCGCGGGGAATGGTGCAGGGGTACCGTGAGTCGGTCGATGGCAAGCCGCTCCCCCGCCCTGCCGCGCTGGGACGCGAGCACACCGGCTCGGGGATGATCCTCTCCACCTCACGCGACGCCGGCAAGTTCCTGCGCGCCATCCTCAACGGAGGGCGTGCACCTGACGGCACGCAACTCCTCTCCGCCACCGCCACCGCGGAGATGACGCGCCCGCAGCAGAAGGCCGAGTCGGAGCTGGGCGGCCCCACCACCTACGCGCTGGCCTGGGAGGAGCACGACGCCGGCGGCGTCCCCCTGCTGCTCAAGGGCGGGAGCGTCGTCTCCATGGGGTCGCTGTTCGCCATGCTCCCGCAGCAGAAGGTCGGGATCGCGATGGTCTTCAACGACATCGACTACGGCAAGGTGCAGTTGCTCCAGAACGTGGTGAAGTACCTGCTCGGCGCACCGACGGCGCCGTACGCGGCGCTCCCCGCGCCGAGACCGGTCCCGCATGCGTCGTTTCGCCTTGCCCCCGAGAGGCGGCAGGCGCTGGTTGGCGACTACATGACCATGGCAGGGCTCATGCACATCAGTGTGCGCGGCGACACATTGGTCGCCCGTTTCGAGGGCGACGACATCACCCTCGAACCATCATCGGACAGCTCGTTCATCACGCGCAGCGTGATCCGCGAGCTCGAGGGCAAGCCGCTCGTCATCCGCCGATGCGGCGCCACGTTGTGCGCCTGGATGAATGGCGACTCCACCGCCGTCAAGCGTTAG
- a CDS encoding beta-lactamase family protein encodes MSNSHAAPMRSLLASTALLLIPLSGVTSQGSAPCSATAITRRTEQRLQALTDSLVRGTSDIPAIALTVFAPKLCLEWSGASGVANRATGEAMTSRHPVRMASNTKTYTAAAILRLMEQGKLSLDDPVAKHLPASSLDPLARDGYALDRITIRLLLQHRAGIYDYAMDSNFMAAIYRNPTHRWTRAEQVDSAAVWGAPYGPPGSVYHYTDTGYILLGEIVERLTGKGLAESFRSLLRFDRLGLRDTWLETLEPRPAATRDLAHQYMDTTDTRGFDPSFDLYGGGGLAATTSDMARFTRALFVGGVYDRPTTIATMSALPEGATGSRAYALGIYRQELGGEVWWGHSGFWNTASFYLPARGLTIAASVSQQAKGSVMRALLAGALAIVTEGEKDAR; translated from the coding sequence ATGTCCAACTCCCACGCCGCACCCATGCGCTCGCTCCTCGCCTCCACGGCGCTCCTGCTCATCCCGCTCTCTGGTGTGACGTCGCAGGGGAGCGCCCCCTGCAGCGCCACCGCCATCACGCGCCGCACCGAGCAGCGTCTCCAGGCGCTTACCGACTCGCTCGTGCGCGGCACCAGCGACATCCCGGCCATTGCACTCACCGTCTTCGCCCCGAAGCTCTGTCTCGAGTGGAGCGGGGCATCGGGCGTGGCCAACCGCGCCACCGGCGAGGCGATGACCTCGCGCCACCCGGTGCGCATGGCGAGCAACACCAAGACGTACACCGCGGCTGCCATCCTGCGCCTCATGGAGCAGGGCAAGCTCTCGCTGGACGATCCCGTCGCGAAACACCTCCCCGCGTCGAGCCTGGACCCGCTTGCACGTGACGGCTACGCGCTGGATCGCATCACGATCCGGCTCCTGCTGCAGCACCGCGCAGGCATCTACGACTACGCCATGGACTCCAACTTTATGGCGGCGATCTACCGCAACCCCACGCACCGCTGGACGCGCGCCGAGCAGGTGGACTCGGCCGCGGTGTGGGGCGCGCCCTACGGCCCGCCGGGGAGCGTGTACCACTACACCGACACCGGCTACATCCTCCTGGGCGAGATCGTCGAGCGGCTGACGGGGAAGGGGCTCGCCGAGTCGTTCCGTTCGTTGTTGCGCTTTGACAGGTTAGGGTTGCGTGACACATGGCTGGAGACGCTGGAGCCCCGGCCAGCAGCAACGCGCGACCTTGCGCACCAGTACATGGATACCACCGACACGCGCGGCTTTGACCCCTCGTTCGACCTGTATGGAGGCGGCGGCTTGGCCGCGACCACCAGCGATATGGCGCGCTTTACCCGCGCGCTCTTCGTGGGCGGCGTCTACGACAGGCCAACGACCATTGCCACCATGTCCGCGCTGCCCGAGGGTGCGACCGGTTCGCGCGCATATGCGCTCGGCATCTATCGCCAGGAGCTGGGTGGCGAGGTGTGGTGGGGACACTCGGGATTCTGGAACACCGCGTCGTTCTACCTCCCGGCGCGCGGGCTCACCATCGCGGCGTCGGTGTCACAGCAGGCCAAGGGCTCGGTGATGCGCGCGCTGCTGGCCGGGGCGCTCGCCATCGTCACCGAGGGGGAGAAGGACGCACGTTAG
- a CDS encoding ACS family MFS transporter, whose translation MTPPPAEHPARRWPASYTVVLLCFAAVFISYIDRTNISVAAIAMQEEFAWTETTKGLVLSSFFVGYLLLQVVSGGLANRYGGKLLLGVAVVWWSLFTMLTPAAATLGLTALIGARIALGLGEAAVFPACINMVGRWVPASQRSRAVALFTSGLSIGTVFSLPVTGWLVREYGWPVPFYAFGLVGVVWAVAWFALVGSGRGVPEDAAPGARAIPWGRILRTPAVWAIITNHFANNWTLYVLLAWLPSYFKATFNVSLASAGVLSAAPPLATFIMANLAGNAADRLLRRGRSATYVRKLMQALGLFGTAIFLLLVPLATSPTVGVMLMCAATGALGCCLAGFAVNAFDIAPRYADVIWGISNTAGTIPGIIGVAVTGWLVQRTGSYATAFMVTAAIAAAGALVFLAVGSGERKIE comes from the coding sequence ATGACTCCTCCTCCCGCCGAGCATCCCGCGCGACGCTGGCCCGCGTCCTATACCGTTGTCCTCCTCTGCTTCGCCGCGGTCTTCATCTCCTACATCGATCGCACCAACATCTCGGTGGCTGCCATCGCGATGCAGGAGGAGTTTGCGTGGACCGAGACGACCAAGGGGCTCGTCCTCTCGTCGTTCTTTGTCGGCTACCTCCTGCTGCAGGTGGTGAGCGGTGGGCTCGCCAACAGGTACGGTGGCAAGCTCCTGCTCGGTGTGGCGGTGGTGTGGTGGTCGTTGTTCACGATGCTCACGCCCGCTGCCGCCACGTTGGGGCTGACGGCGTTGATCGGCGCACGCATCGCGTTAGGCCTTGGCGAGGCGGCGGTCTTTCCGGCGTGCATCAACATGGTGGGACGGTGGGTCCCCGCGTCGCAGCGCTCGCGCGCGGTGGCCCTCTTTACCAGCGGGCTCTCCATCGGGACCGTCTTCTCGCTTCCGGTCACGGGATGGTTGGTGCGCGAGTACGGGTGGCCCGTTCCCTTCTACGCTTTCGGACTCGTGGGCGTGGTGTGGGCCGTGGCCTGGTTCGCGTTGGTGGGGAGTGGACGTGGCGTCCCTGAGGATGCGGCCCCCGGCGCGCGCGCCATTCCGTGGGGGCGCATCCTGCGCACGCCGGCGGTGTGGGCCATCATCACCAACCACTTCGCCAACAACTGGACGCTGTACGTCCTGCTGGCGTGGCTCCCGTCGTACTTCAAGGCGACGTTCAACGTCTCGCTGGCGAGCGCCGGCGTGCTCTCGGCTGCACCGCCGCTGGCAACGTTCATCATGGCCAACCTGGCCGGGAACGCCGCCGACCGCCTGCTGCGCCGGGGGCGGAGCGCGACCTACGTGCGCAAGCTGATGCAGGCACTGGGGTTGTTCGGGACGGCGATCTTCCTCCTGCTCGTCCCGCTGGCGACGTCGCCCACGGTGGGGGTGATGCTGATGTGCGCCGCCACGGGGGCGTTGGGCTGCTGCCTGGCCGGCTTCGCGGTCAACGCCTTCGACATCGCACCGCGTTATGCAGACGTGATCTGGGGGATCAGCAACACCGCGGGGACCATTCCCGGCATCATTGGTGTTGCCGTCACGGGGTGGCTGGTGCAACGCACCGGAAGCTATGCGACGGCCTTCATGGTGACGGCGGCGATTGCGGCTGCCGGAGCACTGGTGTTCCTGGCGGTGGGCTCCGGCGAGCGGAAGATCGAGTAG
- a CDS encoding MBL fold metallo-hydrolase has protein sequence MPHAARPELSIVNVGYRATNFWVLSAGRSRFLVDLGWMGRFAALEHELKRKDIPLREITHGFATHFHLDHAGAAQDLKARGMRLVVTPEQLPHIAAMRQHAKPDDHYTEIRLDDNLVVPIAESRAFLATRGLCGQFVHTPGHSDDSVSLLLDSGEAFTGDLTHPTVITDEEAETTLRSWRTLSALGASVVYPGHGAVHRLQLP, from the coding sequence ATGCCGCACGCTGCACGCCCCGAGCTGTCCATCGTCAACGTGGGTTATCGCGCCACCAACTTCTGGGTGCTGAGCGCGGGGCGGTCGCGCTTTCTCGTCGACCTAGGGTGGATGGGGCGGTTTGCCGCGCTGGAGCACGAACTGAAGCGCAAGGACATTCCGCTGCGCGAGATCACGCACGGATTCGCCACGCACTTTCACCTGGATCACGCGGGCGCCGCGCAGGACCTCAAGGCGCGCGGGATGCGCCTCGTCGTCACCCCGGAGCAGCTGCCGCACATTGCCGCCATGCGGCAGCATGCCAAGCCGGATGACCACTATACGGAGATCCGCCTCGACGACAATCTCGTCGTCCCCATCGCGGAGAGCCGAGCTTTCCTCGCCACGCGTGGCCTGTGCGGGCAGTTCGTCCACACGCCCGGCCATTCGGACGACAGCGTCTCGCTCCTGCTCGACTCGGGCGAGGCGTTCACGGGCGACCTCACCCATCCCACGGTCATCACCGACGAGGAGGCGGAGACGACACTGCGAAGCTGGCGCACGCTCTCGGCGCTTGGTGCCAGCGTCGTGTATCCCGGGCACGGGGCGGTGCATCGGCTGCAACTCCCCTAG